The sequence below is a genomic window from Hydractinia symbiolongicarpus strain clone_291-10 chromosome 10, HSymV2.1, whole genome shotgun sequence.
CTAATCACGCCATTACTTCAGATAATTTCCAagtaaacaaagtaaaacaaacaaacctaATGTTACTATTAATTGactaaaataagtaaatatttgATCATTGTACCTTGTATACTTCATATTATCTAGGTAAATTTACAGCAAGACCTACCGTTTTTATTCCATCTGTACGAACAGCTCCAGTACGAACTGGAAACTTCACAACACCGCCAAGAGGTATAACTCATGTTTCCACAATATATTATTGAAAGCcaaaaagggaagaaaaaaaaaacaactcatACTGAATCATTTACATTGGTTAATACAGAACTAATAGTGAATATTTTACCGACATGTTCGTCTCAAGTGAGATTTTCAGAGAAAGATTATTGGGCTTCTAATATTCTATGGTACTCAGCGTTTAATGTGAAcatacagaaaaaaagaaatgatgaatactagattaaaaaaaatatgaatatgtTACTTTTCAGCAATATGCGGAACACCGGCTACTCAACAATCGCGTATAATAAGTGGAAAAAATGCCAAACGCGGGGCGTGGCCATGGCAAGTAGCATTGTACAAATCAACTGGTCAGTTTGTGTGTGGAGGATCCATTATTGATCCATTTTGGATAGTAACTGCAGCACATTGCGTAAACAATGATCCTGATCCATCAAGCTACTATGTTGTACTGGGCGATCTTGATCGGttagtatattttttttacataaatataaatataaatgttgAAGGTTAAGAAACTGTTTCAAACTACAATGTGATGTAATATAATCTTTCATATTTGGCATTAATAATTAAGTTTTTCTACTAGAACAAAGATTGAGGGCAGTGAGATGAAGTATTATCTCTCTAAGATCAGCATTCATCATGATTATGGAGATGTGTTCAAATTCAAACACGACAATGATATTGCAGTACTAAATTTAGATCGACCGGTGCTATTTAGTCCTCTCGTATCGCCGGTATGCTTGTCGAACCAAACCAATGGAAATTTGACAAATTGCTATGTTACTGGTATAAATGgctaattatatatatttttgtaatatttcatTCAGACGACGTTTCGAGTGTCTTAATGTAAAGAAATTGTTTAGGATGGGGTAAAATCAAATTTCCTGGTCATTCACACACATTCTTACAGCAAGCATCTGTTCAGCTTGTTTCGCGTTCAGTATGCCGAGCGAAATTGAGAAGCTCTAAAGCTATAACGGGCGGTGGTATCAGTGACAATATGATTTGCGCTGACAGCAAAGATGCTAGCAACGCTTGCCAAGGCGACAGTGGTGGACCTTTGGTTTGTCAAAATCCCTACGGTCAATGGTTTTTAAAAGGAGTCATTAGTTGGGGTTCGCCAAGGTAATTAAGTGACTTATATttcttttccaaaatattttttcacccttGTGGTTTTTTAGTCTTTGTTGTTATATAATCTGTCTctctagatagatagatacacagatgtgcatattttatatggctagccttataaatatcgagggatataccctgtcttttatttccaggaggggccatggcttagatgatgGGGAtttctagagtatttaatgctcatttttcgctacgcagacccaattaggaccCGCGACATCAAACGACCCTcaaagtgtgccatctccccaattttcctcaaatggcttgggttaacccgaggctatggtaacattctgTCAaacgaaatatttttcattatCACGCTAAGGACATGTTTTTTAGCTAAGACCCACCTACTAGTGTTGTGTGATTTCAGAAAACCATTACACGTGTTTGTTATAAGAACGTCTGATTGCATaagattctttttaaaaaagtgtgtaACACTGCCTAAATTTTTAGCTACATTTTATAGCATTTACCCCATGAAATAATTGGAACACGCATGAcgacattttctatttttagatGTTCCATAAAAGACATGTACTTGGTACTAGTCAACGTCGATAGATATCTACCATGGTTGAAATACATAGCAGGAGTGTGAACCAAATGAGTGTATACCATAGAAGGGTAAACCATACTCTATGAAATGGAAACAAATAAATTCAAATTGGTtttgttatattatttattttttccaaatatgtgtctattttgtttttctgtctCGCCACCACTCTTTGACAGCAAAACTTACttgtactagtcgttaacccgtggaaaaatccacgggttagcccgtcctttttataccacatcacgtgcgtctcgctacttgcgcagctaagctactattttgcgtgacagacacacagacgtatacgggtattataatatagattttataAGGAAAAGTGTCCATGTTATTGGTACTACAATTACCCTGCGATCTTATTTCCCTCTTACGTATTAAGTTACAGATTCGCAACATCCGCACTCCTCAATATTTCTGGAGGACATAAATCTTTCATGAGATGAGAATTTTCTTGTTAATAAAGCATGTATATAAAGTAAACTGGTAAAACGACGTTTTCTCAAGAAACTAAGGCGTTGGATTTTTGTTATTCCTATACTTGAAAATGTCAACTACAAACATAGCATTTTGGATTGTTGATTTTTCTTCCGTAGACCCTTGGTTTCAACTTCAACTGatgatatattttttgcagTAATACGGGACAGATTGTAGTCGAAGCGGTAAAAATGGAGAGGATGTTGTTTTTTCGGTTACGTGATGGCATAAAATTTCGCCCTTTCTGTCCTGGAAAATTGTTCGAGAAAAAGTAATTCACAGGTTTCGCTGCATCGCATTAGGGTAGGGCTGCCCGAAAGCACTCGACTGGAATTTCAttgtaattttacaaaaaagatCTAGGAGTGTTTAAATGTCACTAGATTTGGAAATATTCCTTTTTCCAAAAGGGTAACCAAGACCACCGGCAGCAAGATAAAGGGTTAAATGAAGTAATGAAAACTCCACTTTCGATATGGTAGAATTAGCAAAACAAAGAGATATCATGAGTGAAAGACTACAATTTCGGAAAGTAATCTGTGACTTGACGTAGCTTTACGCTCCTTATCTGCTTTTTTCTCAAGTAGGTTCCACCTTTTTATATCTGGTAACTGGATGTCGCCAAAACCTATTTCACAGCATTTTTACATTCAACGTTTGAGATAAATGAAACGGACACACTACATGTTCGAAATTTGTAGTTTCATTATTTCGTGGCAATCGTTGACAGGATGGATGTAAAGTCCGAGCAAAACATCCGGTGTCACAGGAAATTAGGACTGAGGAAATTTATTGGAGAtaccaaaatcattttttagccTGAACGAACGCGTAGTGTTCAAGGGGCCAAGAGACATTGCATTATATTTATTAgcgtgaaaatttaaatttttaaaagaagaaacaataaGCAAATAAAGTCAATCTCACCCCTAGGACTTGTTAGGTTTTTAATATTTGGGCgttctttatatatcacatttcgtgtttccgcaacacAACATTGTTCTTGCACACAGACAGAAAAAGCACAGCTTATGgagatttgtaaacaaaacaaaacatagtTGTTCGTTTctttataaaacaatttgtttattatctaaataaaaaaaatagtttattagGTTAATAATGgctcaaaaaaattacaaacaatAGTTTCCGCACGCTGATTTCTTTTCTTGTGATAATATTTATGAGTTTGCTTTAATCTATCACTCGGTTTGCTCTAAGCCATTtaaatcatcaaaaaaaaagttttgttactAAGCATGAAAATACACTTTCTATAATCTGGGAAGATCATTCATTAGCTTCACAGTCTAGCACGTCCGCATACGGAATAACTCATGCCGTGGTAAATAGCGCACCACAATGACGCTTTTTTCAAGTGAAATTGATTTTTCCAGAGCACAGCTAGTTTGCTACATTAATAGACTTCCGCCTACCTACTTGTCTGTGCGTTCACCAAATGTTATTATGTTTGAAGACACATTGGCTGCTTTGGTGCTGcgaaattaacaaaataatagGTCTGTTGTTGATTTCTGTTAACCGTGAGAATGCAAAACCAACAGGGGTAGGGTTAATGTTGGAGTAATTACAGCCAAGAAAGTagcttttatttacaaaaaagataacatttttttcgttataaaaataaaattagctcAATCAACCACGCAAGAGAGAAAAAAACCTATCTGATTAATAACGTAGGTCTTTGTAAATTCTTTCTTCGGAATATCATTAAGCATGCTAAAATCACAGAAATTGCAATATACACTGGACCAACTACTTTTGTCCACTCAAACAATGTCGCAGAAGTTAACAGTCCAGTTAACGCACCAACACGCGACATTGATAGTCGAACGCTTTCTGTATATGTTTGAATTCTAGAAGAAACCATTTTAGCTAAACATCCGATAAAGAATATCTCTTCCATTACAATCACAATTCCAAAACCGATGTCGTATATTACCCACATAAATATACTCACTTCAAACTGGTTGtggtaaaaagttaaaaatgtaaacactccAATCAGGGCCGACAGAAAAGTAGTCGACAACACTGCTAATTTAAATATCACGTTGTCAGAGGGTGGTTTCCAGGAAAGAAATAGCAAGGATACAAAGCAGGATAAACCAGCACAAAGAACAATGATGTTTAGTTCAGTAATAGACCAATTCATGACATCGACTACAAGCATCGGCAACCACATGTCGCACACAACAATGCAGAATGTAGAAAAGAAGGAACCGCACAACAGTAACAACGTATCTATACACCTAAACAGCTCTTTAGTCACTAACAGCGTTGTTGGTTTCTGTTTGACATCGTTTATCAGTGCATCTGTTTCAGTTTTTGCGCTATAGGAAATTGAAAATTCGTGATTTTTTTCCGCTCCATTTATAGAACAAGTATTTTCAGCGTTATTTCCATCAACTTTTTTTTGTGCCTCAACATTTTCatattcattttcttttaaatcatattctttggagagaTCAAATACTAGAAacgtacaaattatttgcaagAGGATAAACAAAACAGCCATATATAAACCAGGTGCGTTTACATACTCTATCTTCCACTTTCCTATCCAAACGTTCACAGATTTAAAGGCGAAATTGAAGCCTGGCCCTATTAAAAAGCCAGAAGAAAACATCATTCCCATGATTGAAAGCTTAGATGATAATTTATCCTCAGGATAACACCTCGCTAATTCACCTGAAATTACTGATCTTAGCGGTCCACCAATTCCAGATATTAGTCTGCCAAAAAGTAAAAACCATGCTGAAAATGGAAGAGCATACAAGATATTTCCAATGATCACCATAAAGTTGCAAATAAATATTGTTTGACGAACATTTCTGTAACGATCAACGAGTCTTCCAATAAAAATGGAAGATACCACTCCTGCAACAAGATATGCTGCTGaaataaaactataaaataattttggacTTGAAGTTTGGACGAGCTCTCTAAGGTACAACCACAATGTCAAAAATGTTACACTGTATTCCATACCAAGAAACAAGCATTCTAATGCAAACGCTATTgttgttaattttcttttttgttcccaCCTTTTTCTGTCGAATTGGATTTCATCCATCTAAAAACAAGCGTTCATTGGGTTATCTTCAGAGGTACAAAAAAATACTTGTTTCAAAAGACACTCCTTGTGTATGTAAGATTGGCTTGATCTAGTTTTTACATTTCTACTTCAAGCtcgataaatatatttttttactctgACAAATTTGATTACAAACATTGTACTACACTGACAGTGTATCTTTTCTTTATTAATATAAGTGATATAGTCCCTGATAGAAATTTGTTGCACATATATACTTGCACATGAAAGCTTGAACTGTAATTATTCGGTCTCCTAACTCTAACTATTTTCaagtacaacaacaacaacaacaacaacaataacaacaataacaacaataacaacaataacaacaataacaacaataacaacaataacaacaataacaacaataacaacaataacaacaataacaacaataacaacaataacaacaataacaacaataacaacaatcgCAACAatcacaacaataacaacaataacaacaataacaacaataacaacaataacaacaataacaacaataacaacaataacaacaataacaacaataacaacaataacgacaataacaacaataacaacaatcacaacaataacaacaataacaacaataacagcaacaacaacaacaaaaacagtatACCAACAACAGTAACAGCAACTCTTATCTTGCTTAGAATCGTTATTGTAACACGATTTAACTTGCGGTTAAATACCAAAGACCCTTTTCCGTATTTTAAGacatttcttcaaaaaaaagacgattaaatgcaaaaaagatttttgacgTAGTTTATTAAAAACGTAAACTATTTTTATAGCTTCACAAATATTAGATCACAGTTTACTCTCCTGACGTCCTAAGATTTCGCAGTAGTAACAAACAGGAAACACTTCTTTCCGTCGTTGGATTGAAAAACTGAGTCTAATAATTTTCGGTGTttacaacagcaacaaaaatatatacaaaagttttATTCATGAGGTTTATAAGAGGTGTCAAGAGCTTTTGTGTTCATGTTGTGTGTTAAAAGTGTCACGTTCTTGTATAACAAGCTATACAAGGATTTGATATGTCACATTCAGAAGATGTTAGGAAGTCTTTGATATTGAAATGCGTTTTAATTGTGTAGAAATTTTGTAGTTCTTTATGCAGTGGATAATTTGGATTTTTGAATTTATATCACCTTCTTTAAAAATAGTTACATAACACGAGAAATACTATTTTATTCGTGGACATGGATAAGTTTTCCATTGACGAATTATTACCATTGTAAATTCGCATCGACATATATATTCAGCTTTGCTGTGCAATTTGACATCATCAGCTGTGCAACACACACTACATTAAGGAAATtccgtgaaaaataaaaacagtaagACTGGTTAATAATTATCAGTTCGTGGGTAGTTGGCGAACAATTACTTACAGCTTGCTTCCAGTAAAGAGTTTTTATTACATGTTTACGTAATAAAAATTACTCTTACATTTCTTCAAATGTGATCTAATTGTGATGTTTAAACTTATGTGACCTGTCCCatgagaaaaataaacaaaaaattaattttcacaaataaaccttcacacaattttttttcgaaatcgTTCTTAAGGCTGTTTTTAACATAGCGGGAATTTTCTCACAAAAGAGAAATCTACACAAACATACACAGTTGCCAATATTTAAAGTTTCCAGAGGAATATTTGTTATCCTCGTGGAAAAAAAGTCAGAATTTTGTCAACTCTATTTTCCTTTCCGTGgataaacaatttttcttttcacatcttcctaacaataaattagaacagaaaaaacaacagtattggAGTAACTTGTTATATTGGTTGGTATATATTGGTAGAGTGGTACATcgcatgacatattttataaaacatatttcatattCATCACAGATCTTTGCACTTGACATCGACTGACTTGTGACCAGCAACTGGATTAAAAACTTTCTCGGTATCCACGGCCAAATGTGGATTGCATCTTTTGTGCGTATTTTCCAAGAAAGAAAACCGTGAAGCTGGTCATTTTACAGTTGTCGATGTCCGTCTGTTCTTCTTCACGCcgacattttcttgattattcGCGCCGGTGCGGTACATAAAACGAAAATTGCATCAATTAATATTAATGACAGTTAAAGTTTGCGATGCTTTCCACGCGACCAAAGACCGAGGCTTGGCCGAGGATACAACACGTGCATTTATACTATTCTCATGCGCATGCGCATAACCCGAAAAATCGGGTTACATTGTAGTGCAGAATCCGAAAAGAAACTTCGTTCCCGACTTATCGCAGAACGTCGGAAACAGCGcttcttttcacatcttcctaacaataaattagaacagaaaaaacaacagtattggAGTAACTTGTTATATTGGTAGGAGAGTTAAAAGAGGACCAATTTTTGTTACAATCCTAAATCTTTGCTTACAGAGAGTCGTTGAGATTTGCTATCTTTTATGTATCCGTCCCTACTGGAACTTGATGACCACCTGCCGTGTTTACTTATCATTCTGTCAGTGACGCCGTTATTTGCAGCAGCACTAGCTCCACCTGAGCGTAAATAATGTAACCCAAAATTTTCTGGTACTTTTTGAATTGTATTCAAATGTTCGTGAAATGTTTTTCTGGCGCTTTCGTAGGATATAGAAAGATGCCCTAACACATTGTAGCCTGTCTTTGTTTTCGCCAAACGACAAATTAAATAAGAATCCGGCTGAAATTTCAGATTAGTCATACACAGATACTTTCGTAACCAGGTTACTGGACATGTGGAATTACCAGTGTGAGCTATGTACACAATATGACCTTCTCTTAGCTGATCCGTTTTGGATTTTTTAACACTAATTTCAAATGAATCTTGTTTATTTTCCAAGTCCTTAACTTTTAAGGCTAATAATTCGCCAATGCGAAAGAATCCTGCGAATCCTAACACGCATAACACTATAAACCTCATGTGCATGAAGTTTGAACTTTCTCCATAATATGCAATTATCTCTTTAATTATGTCCACTGTGAACGGCTCTTTCTTATTGCACGTTTTACCGACTAATCGTTTTGCGCCTGCAAAGGCTAATTTAACAATTGAGTGGTCTGTTGGCGACGAAAAACCTGCATTAATGTGTCCCCAGCGTGTTCCACAAAGTGCCGAAATTATTGTACTTATTGAACATCCTTCCATAACCAAGTCGTTAAAATTAATACATACGAAAAATGGGTCGGCAGAACAATGGTTGACCTCAGTATATTTAGAGCTCCAATCTACCCACTTTTGGCAAGCTCTTTTGTATTTAATAATCGTTTCCTTCGCGTAAGCCGCTTGTAAAAGTTGTGGTAAATTTGCTGCTTTTGACTTAGGTGCAGTGTTTTGTATCGCGTCTAGTTTTTCCCAAATACCAACATTGATGTGATCTGTTAAGAATAAAAGAATGGAAATAAGCCTCCTATAtatgattttttataaaacctaACCTTTAGTGGTTCTGGCTAATTTAATGTACACGCCCGTCCGGCGATTTAAGACATACGCCCGTCCGGCGGTTACTCACATACGCCCGTCCGGCGATTTAAGACATACGCCCGTTCGGCGGTTAAGTAATATACATAAGTCTGCTAAGGCGTTTTTCACCCGTGCGGCAGTTGTCCTTGTGTCAAATTCGTTACAgagaaaataacaaaagttgattttttaatCTGTATTAAATTCCACTAACAAAGCTAAAGATTTAAACTTAGCAAAGCTTTCAAATACGGTTTTACTGGCggtataattataaaaataaggatCTAATAACAAGTAATCTTTTACAAATTCGTAAAAATAGATTCCGTTCGGAGTTAACAATGGCCAGAAATATGATAATTGCCACATAGGGACTAATAGAACGCCTCGACCGTTACAAAGTTTTAGATGATTTAGAACATCGCCCACTAACGAAATAGGGGGGCACAACCAATTAAAATCACCGAACCAGTTGTAAGTGAACGCGTTAACACCACGCGAATtcggacaaaaatattttgagttaaagttgttaattttcttatttatgtcATGTTTCGCCGATGTCATCGGCGAAACGATCGACTGTAAAAATGCCAAACTTCTGTTGAATGTAATTAAATGCTTCGTAATCTATCCCCCAGTTGTCGGAATcaattatttttgataaaaaatctgCTTTGTTATTTGCCTCCCTCGGGATCCATGACGATTGTAATTTGATATTATAAATCATTGAAGCATCAAAAATTTCTAAAGTGAGTTTTTGTAAATACGGTCTCCTGCTGCCTACTTCTATAATTCGAGTGACATTAACATTATCGGAAAACCATTGAACTGATTCATTTTTTACACGTGGGCCTACCGCTTGCAGAATAAGTTTAACAGCTAAAAGTTCCCGGTAAGTAGAACTTGTACGTCTTTCTTCCGCAGTAAAATTTCCCCTGGCGATAATATCTCCCAACCGTTGCACAACATAACCCCCATAAGCACTGTCACTGGCGTCGGAGTAAATAACCTTGGTTGTTAaggtgttcttttttatttgataacCGTTTGTGTTGAAGAGGTTTCTGTACCAAAAAAGAAGATCTGACTTTAAAAATTCATCTAACGTATCTAATTTTTGCCAAGTTATACGAGATTCTATAAAGCGGTACATGTGCCTTGTAAAAAGTCTTGTTAAAGGGCCAATAGCTAAAGTCATTGAGATAATTCGTCCGGCAATTTTTGAGATAAATTTTGCGCTTACACAATCGCTGTTTAATGCTAATTTCACAAGTGAGAAAAGTTTACTTAGTTTTTCAGATGGAACGTAAAATTTGCTAGTGCGGGTATCGATGTTAAAGCCGAGCCATTTTCCAGTTTTACGAGGctcaaacttttatttttctagATTAATGGTGAGTCCTGCTCTTGCTACATCGTTTTGAATAATCGCAgaatgcttttttgttgtctctaaTAATTTTGAACCAAAAATACCATCATCTAAATACATAGTACATCTTATACCGTCTTTTCGCCATTTTGTTAACAAAGGTCTTGTCAGCTTTGTAAACGCGTAACAAGCGCTAGCCAGACCGAATGGTAAAACGAGAAATTGATAATATTTGACCGTGTTATCTGGAAAAGTCCAGGAAAATCCTAAATACTTTCGATCATGCTCATGAATGGGAATGTGATGGTAGCCATGTTTTAAATCAAACGTTGAGAAGTAATAATCTGTTTCAAGATGCTGTGATACGATTTTTAAATCTTCGTatttaaattttggaaaagTTAAGTAATCgttcacatgtcttaaatctaAAACCAATCGTAATTTATTTCCTTCTGCTACTGTAAGCGGATTGCAACAATATGGAACGTTGGAAACCTCTTCGATACAGTTGCTTAATACTATGCGCTACAAACTCTTTATGTTTTAGACTCAAGGCATTGTTCTTAGCGGCAAACGATGGCGGTTGAAGGTTAAAAGGTAGGCGATAGCCATGCTTTATCATACTTAAAACGAAAGGTAACGTATCAAGCTCATCCTGCCAGAATCTTAAATTTTGTTGAAGTTTTCCCACTACAGAATgttctaaaacaagtaaaaacgCAAAGAATTACATTAAATTAAAAACGTGTTAAACTCAAAAAGTAGATTCGAAAACTAAAATTGTTTGTCTCTTTTCAATTCGTTATGAGTGACTTGTGGTACCATCGTATTGTTGCTTCGTGAAAAAGGACAACGTGCGGAATAATGACCCAGTCTACCACAGCCCCAGCATACAATGTTTTCGCTTAGGCGAGGACTTTCTCTTGTTCCAGAATACCTTGGGCCAAAATACGTTTGAAATTGGGATGCTGGTCTACTACGATCAAAGTTCATTCGTTGGGGAAAAGTGCGTTGCCCTAATTTTCTACGCTTTTCGCTTTTAGCATTTGCTGAACGGATTGCTCGATTTATAAGTTTTTCGTCTTCTGAATCAGACGCTAAGTCGTCACTTAAATATTCATTAACCGTTGCCCAATCTTCTCTGTCTGCCAACTTAATGAGTTTAATACGTTTCGCAACTAAGGTCTTACCTTCAGACAacaatttttgcgctttttcgATGTCCTTCTCCCCCAAACTGTCCGCTGCCTTGTCGAATTTGTCCATAACGTTTTGGCAAAAATTAAATTGGTGTTGATTTCCTTTGCCTTTTAGATTGACGCTGGCCAATTTCTTTTGAGATTCCAACGCTTTATCAATCTTTGACTGTTGGCTGTCTAAGAAACGTGAAGCAATTGTTTCAGCAACAGAGGTAGCAGCTGCCAATGTTTGCTCTTGGTGACGTTGAAGTGTATCTTCCACCAGCTGTTGGATGCGTGTATCAAGTTCTTCAGGATTCGACATGCTGTTAATAGTTTGCCATGCTTTCCACGCGACCAAAGACCGAGGCTTGGCCGAGGATACAACACGTGCATTTATACTATTCTCATGCGCATGCGCATAACCCGAAAAATCGGGTTACATTGTAGTGCAGAATCCGAAAAGAAACTTCGTTCCCGACTTATCGCAGAACGTCGGAAACAGCGCATAAATCAATGATAATTGTCGTTTCCACGTGATCAGagcataaacattaaaaatggcgGACAATGAATGTGTGACAGCAAAATTATACTGAAAAAATAACATGTTTGTTAATAATTAGATGAATTTTATTcgtgaaataaaaagaaaaatgttcttGCTACCTTTACGCAGCATATACTCTCAAAAAGGCATTACAATAagtaataatatttaaaatataaacctAACGCATCTATAAACTTAAATTGACATAAATACAATTACCAGCTAATCAAATTGCTTTCTTTTTATCACTTTCTTCTAGTtaattaaaaatgcaaaaaaaaagtgTTATGGAATACAGAATATAGATTTTAGGGAAAAGAGGCAGTTGTGGAAAATATATTCGCCTTTCCCTGTCACAGGCACACACAGAGACGGAATTGGCGTATTAATATACCATTAAAGCCAAAATAAAAGCAGAAGGCGCATGGTATAAAAAAAGCAATACAattcaaaattcattctttgTGTTGACAATGAAAatcatttataaaaaatgtcacttgtcaTCCAGCTATATTACAAGTTGATTAAAGCAGATAAACATCCTATTCTATTAACAAGGTAGGTCTTTGTAACCTCTTTCTTCGTAATATTATCAAGCATGCTAACAATAAAGACATCGCCATGTAAAT
It includes:
- the LOC130612878 gene encoding uncharacterized protein LOC130612878 encodes the protein MWQLSYFWPLLTPNGIYFYEFVKDYLLLDPYFYNYTANHINVGIWEKLDAIQNTAPKSKAANLPQLLQAAYAKETIIKYKRACQKWVDWSSKYTEVNHCSADPFFVCINFNDLVMEGCSISTIISALCGTRWGHINAGFSSPTDHSIVKLAFAGAKRLVGKTCNKKEPFTVDIIKEIIAYYGESSNFMHMRFIVLCVLGFAGFFRIGELLALKVKDLENKQDSFEISVKKSKTDQLREGHIVYIAHTGNSTCPVTWLRKYLCMTNLKFQPDSYLICRLAKTKTGYNVLGHLSISYESARKTFHEHLNTIQKVPENFGLHYLRSGGASAAANNGVTDRMISKHGRWSSSSSRDGYIKDSKSQRLSVSKDLGL